Proteins encoded by one window of Lates calcarifer isolate ASB-BC8 linkage group LG7_1, TLL_Latcal_v3, whole genome shotgun sequence:
- the LOC108895970 gene encoding LOW QUALITY PROTEIN: cysteine-rich venom protein (The sequence of the model RefSeq protein was modified relative to this genomic sequence to represent the inferred CDS: substituted 1 base at 1 genomic stop codon), which yields MYTLTFLCAFGLLASLQVPSTLAEDVEPFEPPSXLPPQEQSEIVNKHNALRRGVQPTASNMLKMSWNSEAAANAQRWANTCSMKHSPASSRVISTSGCGENLYMASYKNTWSNAIQSWYDEVKDWRYGVGSVNGRVVGHYTQLVWYRSNQIGCAMAYCPNSSYKYFYVCQYCPPGNYQYARPYKTGPSCGDCPNACDNKLCTNPCPYSDQYSNCPELKQQWGCSNKDVASWCPASCKCTTQII from the exons ATGTACACTCTCACCTTCCTGTGCGCCTTTGGCCTCTTGGCTTCTCTTCAGGTGCCCAGCACCCTGGCAGAGGATGTGGAGCCCTTTGAG CCACCATCCTGACTACCTCCTCAGGAGCAGAGTGAGATTGTGAACAAGCATAATGCCCTGAGGAGAGGTGTTCAGCCTACTGCCAGCAACATGTTGAAAATG AGCTGGAACAGTGAGGCTGCAGCCAACGCTCAGAGATGGGCCAACACCTGCTCCATGAAGCACAGCCCTGCCAGCTCTAGAGTGATCAGCA ctaGCGGTTGCGGAGAGAACCTGTACATGGCCAGCTACAAGAACACATGGAGCAACGCCATCCAGTCCTGGTATGACGAGGTGAAGGACTGGCGCTACGGAGTGGGATCTGTCAACGGACGAGTGGTCGGACATTACACTCAG CTTGTTTGGTACAGGTCCAACCAGATAGGCTGTGCCATGGCATACTGTCCCAACTCTAGTTACAAGTACTTCTACGTCTGCCAGTACTGCCCACC TGGAAACTACCAGTACGCTCGCCCCTACAAAACAGGACCTTCCTGTGGCGACTGCCCCAATGCCTGCGACAACAAACTGTGCA CCAACCCCTGTCCCTACTCTGATCAGTACAGCAACTGTCctgagctgaagcagcagtGGGGCTGCAGCAACAAAGACGTGGCCTCTTGGTGTCCCGCCTCCTGCAAGTGCACCACTCAGATTATCTAA